GGAGCAATTTATCCTGTGCAAACCGACCTTAAGCTAGCCATGATTATGTTGGTGCTTCATGATGAGAAAAAGCCGATTTCTAGTCGACTTGGCATGCAGCTCTGTGCCGAAACGTCCAAAAATTTTCAAGCTTGGATTGACCAGTCGGCTCAGGATTATCAGGATATGCTGGCCTACTTAAAGGATAATGATTTTGAGAAAGTTGGGCAGTTGACCGAGGAGAATGCCCTGCGGATGCATGCAACGACAGAGACAGCCACGCCTCCATTTACTTATCTGACGGAGGAAAGCTATGCTGCAATGGATTTTGTTCGCCAGCTCCGGGACCAGGGGTATCGTTGCTATTTCACCATGGACGCTGGTCCTAATGTCAAGGTTCTCTGTCTTGAAGAGGACTTGGAAGACTTGGTGCCCCTCTTTGCGGATCAGTACCGTCTGATTGTCTCCAAAACGAAGGAATTGCCTGATGACAACTAAGATGCAAGTCCAGACCTGCGGAAAGCTCTATCTAGCCGGAGAATACGCTGTT
Above is a window of Streptococcus cristatus ATCC 51100 DNA encoding:
- the mvaD gene encoding diphosphomevalonate decarboxylase, with translation MDRKPVRVKSYANIAIVKYWGKADAERMIPSTSSISLTLENMYTQTQLSPLSAEAAGDEFYIDGQLQSPEEHAKVSRIIDRFRTEPSDWVRIDTSNNMPTAAGLSSSSSGLSALVKACDAYFKTHYSTEELAQLAKFASGSSARSFFGPLAAWDKDSGAIYPVQTDLKLAMIMLVLHDEKKPISSRLGMQLCAETSKNFQAWIDQSAQDYQDMLAYLKDNDFEKVGQLTEENALRMHATTETATPPFTYLTEESYAAMDFVRQLRDQGYRCYFTMDAGPNVKVLCLEEDLEDLVPLFADQYRLIVSKTKELPDDN